From the Saccharomycodes ludwigii strain NBRC 1722 chromosome I, whole genome shotgun sequence genome, one window contains:
- the PHO84 gene encoding phosphate transporter PHO84 (similar to Saccharomyces cerevisiae YML123C | PHO84 | PHOsphate metabolism), with amino-acid sequence MSIEKDTEAQVFVHTEGGNNAFHNYINDFAHIEDPLERRRLALEKIDNAKFGWYHVRAIMVAGVGFLTDSYDIFAINLGITMMSYVNWEGSMPSSTSTLLKVSTSVGTVIGQFGFGIMADIVGRKKIYGSELILMITCTLLQCTTGEMPGVSFVAILTFYRIVMGIGIGGDYPLSSIITSEFATTKWRGAIMGAVFSNQAGGQLSAGILALILVAGYRKDLDYAANGKECDFRCRKACDQMWRILVGMGCLPGCLALYYRLTIPESPRYTMDVECEVNKAAADTSKFVSGQTGNADENEVNVLERAPTAVEPVEITPPKASFKDFIHHFSKWRHFKILFGTACSWFMLDIAYYGLGLNTAVILSAIGYAGGDNIYEILYNTAVGNLILICAGSLPGYWVSIATVDTIGRKPIQIMGFFILTVFFCAIGFAYHRLTDSSLLGLYIICQFFQNFGPNTTTFIVPGECFPTRYRSTAHGISAASGKVGAIISQTVLGTLINHDCAKKGLKKNCWLPHVMEIYALFMLVGLFSSFLIPETKRKTLEQISEECHGEIDPSKYAGQHEAEPGNSSVSTDIEGQ; translated from the coding sequence atgtcTATTGAAAAGGATACTGAAGCTCAAGTTTTTGTTCATACTGAGGGTGGTAATAATGCGTTCCACAATTATATCAATGATTTTGCGCATATCGAAGATCCTttagaaagaagaagattgGCTTTAGAAAAGATCGATAACGCCAAGTTTGGTTGGTATCATGTTCGTGCCATTATGGTTGCAGGTGTCGGTTTTTTAACAGATTCTTATGATATCTTTGCCATTAACTTGGGTATTACTATGATGTCTTATGTCAACTGGGAAGGTAGTATGCCATCTTCCACTTCTACTCTATTAAAGGTTTCTACTTCAGTTGGTACTGTCATTGGTCAATTTGGTTTTGGTATTATGGCTGATATTGTTGGTCGTAAAAAGATTTACGGTAGTGAATTGATTTTGATGATTACTTGTACTTTATTGCAATGTACTACCGGTGAAATGCCAGGTGTTAGTTTTGTTGCTATCTTGACCTTTTACCGTATTGTTATGGGTATTGGTATTGGTGGTGATTATCCATTATcttctattattacttcTGAATTTGCTACTACCAAGTGGAGAGGTGCCATTATGGGTGCTGTCTTTTCCAACCAAGCTGGTGGTCAATTGTCTGCCGGTATTTTGGCTTTAATTTTGGTCGCCGGTTACAGGAAAGATTTGGACTATGCTGCCAATGGTAAGGAGTGTGACTTTAGATGTAGAAAGGCTTGTGATCAAATGTGGAGAATCTTAGTTGGTATGGGTTGTCTTCCAGGTTGTTTAGCCTTGTATTATAGATTGACTATTCCAGAATCACCACGTTATACTATGGATGTTGAATGTGAAGTTAACAAGGCTGCTGCTGATACTTCTAAATTTGTTTCCGGTCAAACTGGTAACGCCGACGAAAATGAAGTTAATGTTTTGGAAAGAGCTCCAACCGCTGTCGAACCAGTTGAAATTACTCCACCAAAGGCATCCtttaaagattttattCATCATTTCTCAAAATGGAGACATTTCAAGATTTTGTTTGGTACTGCTTGTTCGTGGTTCATGTTGGATATTGCCTACTATGGTTTGGGTTTGAACACTGCTGTTATTTTGTCAGCTATTGGTTATGCTGGTGGTGACAATATTTACGAAATTTTATACAATACTGCCGTTGGTAACTTGATTTTGATTTGTGCCGGTTCTTTGCCAGGCTACTGGGTTTCTATTGCCACCGTTGATACTATTGGTAGAAAGCCAATCCAAATTATGggttttttcattttgaCTGTATTTTTCTGTGCCATTGGTTTCGCCTACCATAGACTAACTGATAGTAGTTTGTTGggtttatatattatctgtcaatttttccaaaatttcGGACCAAACACTACTACTTTCATTGTTCCAGGTGAATGTTTCCCAACTCGTTACAGATCTACTGCACACGGTATCTCAGCTGCCAGTGGTAAAGTTGGTGCTATTATTTCCCAAACTGTTTTGGGTACCTTGATTAACCATGATTGTGCTAAGAAAGGTTTAAAGAAGAATTGTTGGTTACCACACGTCATGGAAATTTATGCCTTATTCATGTTGGTTGGTTTgttttcatcatttttaatcccagaaacaaaaagaaagacCTTGGAACAAATTAGTGAAGAATGTCACGGTGAAATTGATCCTTCAAAATATGCTGGTCAGCATGAAGCCGAACCAGGTAATTCTTCAGTTAGCACCGATATTGAAGGTCAGTGA
- a CDS encoding tubulin alpha chain (similar to Saccharomyces cerevisiae YML085C | TUB1 | TUBulin (paralog of YML124C | TUB3)): MREVISINVGQAGCQIGNSCWELYSLEHGIRPDGFLQEGLTKPKGGEEGFSTFFHETGSGKYVPRALYVDLEPNVIDEVRTGKYKDLFHPEQLISGKEDAANNYARGHYTVGRELLDEILDRIRKISDQCDGLQGFLFTHSLGGGTGSGLGSLLLEQLSVDYGKKSKLEFAVYPAPQVSTSVVEPYNTVLTTHTTLEHADCTFMVDNEAIYDMCKKNLDIPRPSFPNLNNLIAQVISSVTASLRFDGSLNVDLNEFQTNLVPYPRIHFPLVSYAPILSKSRANHESNSVMEITNACFEPGNQMVKCDPRTGKYMATCLLYRGDVVTRDVQNAVSQVKNKRTVQMVDWCPTGFKIGICYQPPTATPESQLAEVQRAVCMLSNTTAIADAWKRIDRKFDLMYSKRAFVHWYVGEGMEEGEFTEAREDLAALERDYIEVGADAYTEDEF; this comes from the exons atgagAGAAGTAATTAGTATCAATG TTGGTCAAGCTGGTTGTCAAATTGGTAACTCATGCTGGGAATTATACTCTTTAGAACATGGTATAAGACCAGATGGGTTTTTACAAGAAGGTTTAACTAAACCTAAGGGTGGTGAAGAAGGTTTTTCCACTTTTTTCCATGAAACAGGTAGTGGTAAATACGTTCCTCGTGCTTTGTATGTTGATTTAGAACCTAATGTTATCGATGAAGTAAGAACTGGTAAATACAAGGATTTATTCCATCCTGAACAATTAATAAGTGGTAAGGAAGATGCCGCCAATAACTATGCTCGTGGTCATTACACTGTAGGAAGAGAATTGTTAGATGAAATTTTGGATAGAATTAGAAAGATATCAGATCAATGTGATGGCTTACAGGGTTTTTTATTCACTCATTCTTTAGGTGGTGGTACTGGGTCTGGTTTGGGCTCTTTATTGTTGGAACAGTTAAGTGTTGATTATGGCAAAAAGTCAAAATTGGAGTTTGCAGTCTATCCTGCTCCTCAAGTTTCCACCAGTGTTGTAGAGCCTTATAATACCGTATTAACGACACATACTACTTTGGAGCATGCAGATTGTACTTTTATGGTTGATAATGAAGCTATTTATGACATGTGtaagaaaaatttggaCATACCAAGGCCTAGTTTCCCcaatttgaataatttaatagCACAAGTTATATCTTCTGTTACCGCCTCTTTGAGATTTGATGGGTCTTTAAACGTCGACTTGAACGAATTTCAAACAAATTTGGTCCCATACCCAAGAATCCATTTCCCATTAGTTTCCTATGCTCCTATTTTAAGTAAAAGCAGAGCTAATCATGAATCCAATTCAGTGATGGAAATCACTAATGCTTGTTTTGAACCGGGTAATCAAATGGTTAAGTGTGATCCAAGAACTGGTAAGTATATGGCTACTTGTTTGTTATATAGAGGTGATGTTGTCACCAGAGATGTTCAAAATGCTGTTTCTCAagtgaaaaataaaagaactGTTCAAATGGTTGATTGGTGTCCAACAggttttaaaattggtaTTTGTTATCAGCCACCAACTGCCACACCAGAATCTCAATTGGCTGAAGTACAAAGAGCTGTTTGTATGTTGAGTAATACCACTGCTATCGCCGATGCTTGGAAGAGGATTGATAGAAAGTTTGATTTAATGTATTCCAAACGTGCTTTTGTTCACTGGTATGTTGGAGAAGGTATGGAGGAAGGTGAATTTACTGAGGCCAGGGAGGATTTGGCTGCATTGGAAAGAGATTATATTGAAGTAGGCGCAGATGCTTATACTGAAGATGAgttttga
- the AIM33 gene encoding cytochrome-b5 reductase (similar to Saccharomyces cerevisiae YML125C | PGA3 | Processing of Gas1p and ALP (paralog of YML087C | AIM33)) produces the protein MSEEKKEGKKEENILDDPKHGILIPSCLVLVGVIILYAQSRSGKILLALPILFTFLSVNYLKAKSRKQSVYKDKWTKLELVDQTIISKNSAIYRFNLKTRLEALNTPVGHHLAVRFNIDGNDQIRYYTPISPQYETGHFDIIVKSYPDGTVSKCFAGLKPGDQVEFQGPVGRFNYVPNSYKEICMIAGGSGITPMLQVISKIVSTPEDFSKMTLIFANETENDILLKDELDEIAEKYPNLKIHYVLNNPTTGKSIGDVGLVTKELMSKYLPNPSPDVRLLICGKPDMKKMLLEYSEELGWPSGTLKSNPDDQVFCF, from the coding sequence ATGtctgaagaaaaaaaagaaggaaaaaaggaagaaaatattttggatgATCCTAAACATGGTATTTTGATTCCATCTTGTTTAGTTTTGGTGGGTGtcattatattatatgCCCAATCTAGAAGTGGCAAAATTCTATTGGCTTTACCGATTTTGTTCACTTTTTTATCGGTCAATTACCTCAAGGCAAAATCTCGTAAACAATCAGTTTATAAAGACAAATGGACCAAATTGGAACTTGTTGATCAAACcattatttccaaaaacTCCGCAATTTATCGTTTTAACCTAAAAACACGTCTAGAGGCATTAAACACACCTGTTGGCCATCATTTAGCTGTTAGATTTAATATTGACGGTAATGATCAAATTAGATATTATACACCGATTTCTCCTCAATACGAAACAGGCCACTTTGATATAATAGTTAAATCTTATCCAGATGGTACAGTTTCCAAATGTTTCGCCGGTTTAAAACCAGGGGATCAAGTCGAATTTCAAGGTCCTGTTGGTAGGTTTAATTATGTACCAAATTCttataaagaaatatgTATGATTGCTGGTGGTTCAGGTATCACTCCAATGCTACAAGTCATATCAAAGATTGTTTCCACTCCGGAggatttttctaaaatgactttaatttttgccAATGAAACcgaaaatgatattttattaaaggaTGAGCTGGATGAAATTGCTGAAAAGTACCCAAACTTGAAAATTCAttatgttttaaataatcctACTACAGGAAAAAGTATCGGCGATGTTGGTTTAGTTACTAAAGAACTCATGTCTAAATATTTGCCTAATCCATCTCCAGATGTAAGACTTTTGATTTGTGGTAAACCagatatgaaaaaaatgttactGGAGTATTCAGAAGAATTGGGTTGGCCATCTGGCACCTTGAAATCTAATCCAGATGATCAAGTCTTTTGCTTTTAA
- the VPS9 gene encoding guanine nucleotide exchange factor VPS9 (similar to Saccharomyces cerevisiae YML097C | VPS9 | Vacuolar Protein Sorting), producing MSEDDFSNEVKSQNSGNSVNSPNNSNDRKLKERSSSPSSVIVTTTENSKLFDFKIFLKQLRDPRAEPIVKYTKSFIQNFYNSRRNYTCAEQVKLVCDFQSFIYEKFLIYEPFKSMNDLTNAKEGLEKLIMNKLYPKLFPPLATAVDAFVDVNLDEKFELQRLNYGKIVTPEMLEISNYDELGTHYNILDKFVKLATIELNKINNYRAPRDKMVCILNCCKVIYGILKKFQKISTADDFVPLLIYTLLKSDVKNLCSNCNYIECYRSKSFSTGESQYYLSSLQGAIKFILDMDKGSLRIKDEQQFDELYTKNQKLIEEERRTLLPLETATNTTIQNQPNSVANSGTFHLPNTDSVKAIFQNFLFPAENIRQEESHAIASDNHSDEYNDHTNWQVALLELGHKEHKETIKNLQSMFPEIEVDIIEDICIAKNYNTGQVVDLLLDLYN from the coding sequence ATGTCTGAAGACGATTTTAGCAATGAAGTGAAATCCCAAAATAGTGGCAATAGTGTCAATAGTCCCAACAATTCCAATGATAGAAAACTCAAAGAAAGAtcttcttctccttcttctgTTATCGTTACTACCACAGAGAATTccaaattatttgattttaaaatatttttaaaacaactAAGAGATCCGAGAGCTGAGCCAATAGTGAAATACACAAAATCCTTCATTCAAAATTTCTACAATTCTCGCAGAAATTACACTTGTGCGGAACAGGTTAAGTTGGTTTGTGATTTTCAATCATTCatttatgaaaaatttttaatttatgaaCCCTTCAAATCTATGAATGATCTAACTAATGCCAAAGAAGgtttagaaaaattaattatgaACAAATTATACCCCAAGCTCTTCCCGCCTTTAGCAACAGCAGTAGATGCTTTTGTTGATGTGAATTTGGATGAGAAGTTTGAGTTGCAAAGACTTAATTATGGAAAGATAGTCACTCCAGAAATGCTAGAAATCAGCAATTACGACGAACTTGGGACTCATTACAATATACTAGATAAATTTGTAAAGTTGGCCACAATagaattaaacaaaataaacaattataGAGCACCACGCGATAAAATGGtttgtattttaaattgttgTAAAGTCATTTATGgtatattgaaaaaattccaaaaaatatcaactGCAGATGATTTTGTACCCTTACTAATATatactttattaaaaagtgACGTTAAAAATCTATGTTCTAATTGTAATTATATAGAGTGTTATAGAAGCAAAAGTTTTTCTACCGGAGAGAgtcaatattatttgagCAGTTTGCAAGGTgctattaaatttattctTGACATGGATAAAGGGTCTTTGAGGATTAAAGATGAACAGCAATTTGATGAGTTATACACGAAGAATCAAAAACTGATTGAGGAAGAAAGACGTACATTGTTACCGTTGGAAACAGCCACCAATACAACTATTCAGAATCAACCAAATAGTGTAGCTAACAGTGGTACTTTTCATTTACCAAATACAGATTCAGTAAAGGCTATATTTCagaattttttgtttcctGCTGAAAACATACGACAAGAAGAAAGTCATGCAATTGCTTCAGACAATCATTCTGATGAGTACAATGACCATACCAATTGGCAAGTGGCGCTCCTTGAACTAGGACACAAAGAACATAAAgaaactattaaaaatttacaaagTATGTTCCCTGAAATAGAAgttgatattattgaagATATTTGCATTgctaaaaattataatacaGGACAGGTGGTGGATTTACTTTTGGACTTGTATAATTAA
- the UFO1 gene encoding SCF ubiquitin ligase complex subunit UFO1 (similar to Saccharomyces cerevisiae YML088W | UFO1 | UV-F-box-HO) — translation MTNMAAKKLEDLPIELLLSIFSHLDHIILQDLQQTCKVFQRIIQHDDEIWKQMFISRINSYQFPNVSGKKTYKEEYFTRLRLLDDWKHNRGIKTKYTINTLLPQVQHNAHQLEHIVFDYPKCACYNEGVITLIQLNNMNRRKKNRLTYIPCTTPQGCSTINFNINAAVFGRYDGRIFGKLLTNKSYLSPVVEFDASHSSCVTAICTSSYQAADESNIDVWSCSGCANGEIIWWLNSNMRQSLKISTSPVRYLYMYNKNKTIAVDDSYIYVINEMTQVHILKSPMQAVNIQFIKWDQGGELLIIADVHDFYLISLNLKDAFGSTRIFKVDNGSIIQDVFIDETTSMRKAHQDINLAGEDGCYAGILTDTNIVYLINIRSLDTDNGETSKGGYLSIKPHLKLSFQEKIYTCQVNNLVLLIAFCGSISVYDANSGEEIRSIHKMEKYPQFLKLSHGRILVGSENVLHYLQYVDNGKLNKNHKKPFNSTRSSKWNEMISGQLEIYNDEVREEDKDAKVLDKLYKKFNGSVNDNEDIQLQIAMLESKTTTLGEEEKRRKEEEEEEMLRLAIEASMLDNTNGDFSDMCLEPLLVEQTLDSSNNNNNNNNNNNRSARERRRRPLGELEHVITRREDTDELDEETRLQLQTMERNTQANPNINTEIDNDLELALALSLSLSEIEN, via the coding sequence ATGACCAATATGGCCGCCAAAAAGTTGGAAGATTTACCTATTGAATTACTACTCTCGATATTCAGTCATTTGGATCACATAATCTTACAGGATTTACAACAAACGTGCAAAGTTTTTCAGAGAATCATACAGCACGATGATGAAATATGGAAACAAATGTTTATTTCAAGGATAAATTCATACCAATTTCCTAATGTTAGTGGTAAAAAAACTTATAAAGAAGAATATTTCACAAGACTCCGGTTATTGGATGATTGGAAACACAATAGAGGTATTAAAACCAAATACACAATAAACACCCTATTGCCACAAGTGCAACATAATGCGCATCAGCTGGAACATATTGTTTTCGATTATCCCAAATGTGCCTGTTATAACGAAGGTGTTATTACTTTAATACAACTAAACAATATGAACCGTAGGAAGAAAAACAGGTTGACTTATATTCCATGTACTACCCCCCAAGGTTGTTCCactataaattttaatatcaatGCAGCTGTTTTCGGGAGATATGATGGAAGGATATTTGGTAAATTATTAactaataaatcatatttaTCCCCGGTGGTTGAATTTGACGCTTCCCATAGCAGCTGCGTTACTGCTATTTGTACTTCGTCGTATCAAGCTGCCGATGAATCTAATATAGATGTTTGGAGTTGTAGCGGTTGTGCAAATGGTGAGATTATTTGGTGGcttaatagtaatatgCGTCAGTCTTTGAAGATATCAACGTCACCAGTTAGATATCTATATATgtacaacaaaaataaaactattgCAGTTGATGattcatatatttatgttaTCAATGAAATGACCCAAGTGCATATACTTAAATCGCCCATGCAAGCAGTTAATATACAGTTTATCAAGTGGGACCAAGGTGgtgaattattaattatagcTGATGTTCACGATTTTTACCTTATATCACTAAATTTGAAAGATGCCTTTGGATCAACTAGAATCTTTAAAGTAGATAATGGAAGCATTATTCAAGACGTATTTATTGACGAGACCACAAGTATGAGGAAAGCACATCAAGATATCAATTTGGCTGGTGAGGATGGATGTTATGCAGGTATATTAACGGATACTAATATAGTCTACCTTATTAATATCAGGTCATTGGATACTGACAATGGCGAAACTAGTAAAGGTGGGTATTTATCAATTAAGCctcatttaaaattaagtTTTCAAGAGAAAATATACACTTGTCAAGTAAATAATTTGGTTTTATTAATAGCATTTTGTGGAAGTATTTCTGTCTATGATGCTAATAGTGGAGAAGAGATAAGAAGCATTcataaaatggaaaaatatcctcagtttttaaaattgtcgCATGGTCGAATATTAGTTGGTAGTGAAAATGTTTTACACTATTTGCAATATGTAGATAATGGGAAGCTGAATAAAAATCACAAAAAACCATTTAACAGTACGAGAAGTTCTAAATGGAATGAGATGATTAGTGGTCAGCTGGAGATTTACAATGATGAAGTAAGAGAGGAAGATAAAGATGCTAAAGTTTTGGATAAgctttataaaaaattcaatggTAGTGTCAATGATAATGAGGATATCCAATTACAAATAGCCATGCTTGAATCTAAAACCACTACACTCGGtgaagaagagaaaagaaggaaggaagaagaagaagaagagatGCTAAGACTAGCTATCGAAGCATCTATGTTGGACAATACTAATGGTGATTTTAGTGATATGTGTTTAGAACCGTTGCTTGTGGAACAAACATTGGATtctagtaataataataataataataataataataataacagatCTGCCCgtgaaagaagaagaagaccTTTGGGTGAGTTAGAGCATGTGATTACGCGTAGAGAAGATACTGATGAGTTAGATGAAGAAACACGTCTGCAGTTGCAAACAATGGAAAGGAATACACAGGCTAATCCCAATATTAATACCGAAATAGACAATGATTTGGAATTAGCATTagcattatcattatcattgaGCGAAATAGAGAattga
- the ALO1 gene encoding D-arabinono-1,4-lactone oxidase (similar to Saccharomyces cerevisiae YML086C | ALO1 | D-Arabinono-1 4-Lactone Oxidase), producing the protein MDEKDSIISSSSSTTTGTTSSAIIDPMAGLNGIKNYTFKNWAGIFSCKPQLFFQPSNIDEVTKIILNAYKEGKTFTVIGSGHSPSDLCCANPNGWLVNLDKLNRVLDFKVYDGGNYADITVEAGLRVYKLNEILGAKGYTIQNLGSISEQSVAGITATGTHGSSAFHGLVSSQYVNLTIINGKGELIYLDSETNQDVFRAALLSLGKIGVIVKATIRAIPKYKIKSTQEVIHFETLLEKWDDIWTSSEFIRCWWYPYTRKCVLWRGNKTTEQVHEVTRKSWWGTKFGRIFYECLLWISVKIYPGITPFVESFVFNRQYGAVETFGNGDVAIQDSIDGLNMDCLFSQFVDEWGCPLLNGPEVLRSLDHSIQQAASNKEFYVHVPIEVRCSNTTLPPHQLDYSHRTSTSKGAVYGNILRPYLDATPRDLQYAEHVTNNQLTLYINATIYRPFGANTPIHKWFTLFEHTMGAAGGKPHWAKNFLGDVSMLPKGVKPKEKYLDYEMRGMASEIIKWYGEDLIKWQQIRKQQDPNGVFLANKDWCIRNGILEI; encoded by the coding sequence ATGGATGAAAAAGACTCTATAataagtagtagtagtagtaccaCCACCGGTACTACTAGTTCGGCAATTATAGATCCAATGGCCGGTTTAAACGGTATTAAAAActatacttttaaaaactgGGCTGGCATCTTTAGTTGTAAACcacaattattttttcaaccAAGTAACATAGATGAAGTCACAAAAATTATCTTGAATGCTTATAAAGAGGGCAAAACCTTTACTGTCATAGGTTCTGGTCATTCTCCAAGCGATCTGTGCTGTGCAAATCCAAATGGTTGGTTGGTAAATCTAGATAAATTAAACAGGGTTCTAGATTTCAAAGTGTATGATGGGGGCAATTATGCAGATATTACAGTAGAAGCAGGATTAAGAGTTTATAAGTTGAATGAAATATTGGGTGCTAAAGGATATACTATCCAAAATTTAGGTTCAATATCTGAGCAAAGTGTTGCTGGTATTACTGCAACAGGTACGCATGGTTCTTCAGCTTTCCACGGATTAGTATCCTCTCAATATGTTAATCtaactattattaatggcAAAGGTGAACTAATTTATTTAGATTCTGAAACCAATCAAGATGTTTTTAGAGCAGCTTTATTGTCTTTGGGGAAAATTGGCGTCATTGTCAAAGCTACAATTCGTGCTATAcccaaatataaaattaaatctaCACAAGAAGTCATCCATTTTGAAACTTTGTTGGAGAAATGGGATGATATTTGGACCAGTAGTGAATTTATTAGGTGCTGGTGGTACCCCTACACTCGTAAATGTGTTCTGTGGAGGGGTAATAAAACTACCGAACAAGTTCATGAAGTTACTCGTAAATCATGGTGGGGTACTAAATTTGGCAGGATTTTTTATGAATGTTTATTATGGATTAGTGTTAAAATTTATCCAGGGATAACCCCATTTGTGGAAAGTTTTGTGTTTAATAGACAATATGGTGCTGTAGAAACTTTTGGTAATGGTGATGTAGCTATTCAAGATTCTATTGATGGTTTAAATATggattgtttattttctcaATTTGTTGATGAATGGGGGTGCCCATTACTTAATGGTCCTGAAGTTTTACGTTCTTTGGATCATTCCATTCAACAAGCGGCTTCTAACAAGGAGTTTTATGTACATGTTCCTATTGAAGTTCGTTGTTCTAATACTACTCTCCCACCCCATCAATTGGATTATTCCCACAGAACTTCGACGTCCAAGGGTGCCGTTTATGGTAATATTTTACGTCCTTATTTAGATGCTACTCCAAGAGATTTACAATATGCTGAACATGTCACCAATAACCAATTaactttatatattaatgcTACTATTTATAGACCATTTGGTGCCAATACACCTATTCATAAATGGTTTACCCTTTTTGAACATACAATGGGTGCTGCTGGTGGTAAACCACACTGGGCTAAAAATTTCTTGGGCGATGTTTCAATGCTTCCAAAAGGTGTTAAACCAAAAGAGAAATATTTGGACTATGAAATGAGAGGTATGGCCAGTGAAATTATCAAGTGGTATGGTGAAGATTTAATCAAATGGCAACAAATTAGAAAACAACAAGATCCAAATGGTGTGTTTTTAGCCAATAAAGATTGGTGTATTCGTAATGGTATTTTggaaatttga